Part of the Vibrio sp. SCSIO 43137 genome, GGAAGAATGGGGCTATCAGGGAATGGTGATCTCAGACTGGTTTGGAGTCAAAGATTGCCCCGCTGCTCTACTTGCGGGTAACGACCTATCCATGCCGGAAACTCAAAAACACAAAACCACTTTGTTAGCAGCATTTGAAGACGGCCAGATAACAGAGCACGACCTAGATACAGCCTGCCATCGTGTTCTCTCTTTTATTGATAAGGCAAAATCAGGCCGTGAGGCGAAGTTTACTACCGATTACTCCCGCAATCATAAATTAGCCCAGCAGATAGCTTCAGAGTCAATAGTGCTGTTGAAAAATGACAACAATCTATTACCGTTGCTGTCAGCTAAACATAAACGTATAGCCGTTCTGGGCGAGTCAGCACAACTACCCGTCTTTCAGGGTTCAGGATGTGCAACCACCAGACCTTACTTCAGAGATTGCCCGTTAGATGAAATTATTGAGCTTGCCGGAGAGCACTTTGATATTAAGTATGCAAAAGGCACTGCCAACGATGAAACCGAGCAGCAGGCTTTATCTTACGCGCAACAAATAGCTCAGAGCTCCGATGTTGCCATTATCTTTGTTAACACAATTGTCGGCGAAGATGGAGAAAATGGCGATAGAGAAAATCTGGATATCATCCCGTCACATCAAACTTTAATTGAGTCAGTTTCTCAGGTTCAGCCAAATATAGTTGTTGTATTAGCAAACAGTGATGCCGTTACTATGCCTTGGATCAATCATGCTTGCTCGATTCTGGAAACCTTTTTTGCAGGGCAAGGTATGGGGGGTGCTGTAGCTCAGATTCTATTCGGCCATGCAAACCCGTGCGGAAAACTCACCGTTACCATGCCTCACACCTTGGAAGAAACTCCAGCTTATTTAAACTACCCCGGAGATGGTCTTAGTCATACTTACGGTGAAGGTATTTTTGTCGGCTACCGTTACTATGATAAACGAAATATCGAACCTCTCTTCCCTTTTGGATTTGGTATGAGCTATACCGAGTTTACCTATTCAAATATTCAGGTATCAACCTTAAAACTGGGACAGGGTGAATCAGTTACTGTCACGGTGGATGTAACCAATGTAGGAAAGTACGCCGGTAAAGAAATCGTTCAACTATATCTTGCCGCTCCGGCTGGCGTTTACCTACGAGAAAAGCAGGCTTTGAAAGGCTTCTCAAAGATTCACCTGAAGCCGGCAGAGACAAAAAACGTCTCTATAACCCTTGAGTGGGATGACTTCTGTTTCTATCACCCCAAAGCGAAATCCTGGAAAGCGACCCCGGGCAAACATTCATTAATTGTCGCCAAGTCTTCTCGTCATCATCAGGGGAGCGTCGACATTGCGGTTGAGCCAGAACCTTATTACGAAACGCTCAATGCCGACTCTACTCTCAGTGATCTTATTGAAAACCCTGCTGCATTGGCAGCAATGCTTAAGTTTATTAGCTCTCAAACAGGTATGCTACAAGGTAAAGTTTATGAAGAACTCAAACAGGTAGCCTCTTTTATGTTCTTTGGATTAGATATGTATCTGATTGAGGAGCTAAATATAAAAACATCAAAAGAAGAGATAAATAAGATTCTTGAAAGTACTTAATAGCGTTTATCTTTTCGATCAACAGTTACTTATTTTATAGATAATAAAAGGTAGTGATATGTTCCCTTTTGCTTTTTGCCATCAAACACGAAAGTTAAACCAATCTGGTCCGAATCAGGGGTTTGAGGTGGTTAATTTTGAAAGGGAACCTATTAATCTTTTTGCAGCAGAAGTGCGCCATTGTGAACTACACTGGCATACCGCATCTGAATTAATCTGCGTTGTTAAAGGCGCATTTAGTTGTATGGTAAATGGCCAGACAGTAGTGATAAAAAAAGGCGGCATGGTATATATCAGCCCCAATGAAATTCACTCTTTGCAGGCAGAACAACCTAATAGCCAGCTAATTACAGTGCAGTTTTCTCCAGCCCTTCACCACCACCTGCATAGTAAAGTTCACCTTGACTACTGCGTTGCATCCTTGTCAGCTCACCGATCAGAAGACAAACACGTCTGGCATGCTATGTTAACCCTTGCGCTAGAGCATGAAGCAACGGGAGATTTTGTTTCTTTTTATAGAATGTCGTTAATTTATAAACTGTTCAGCCAGATAGAACAGGCAAGTAAACCTATAGACAAAAAGGGCTTAACAGAGAGTGCCAAGGATGAGCAGATAATTAAGGAGTGCTTAAGTTATATTGATCTTCACTATATGGAGCCCCTTTCCTTGCGTGATTTATCAGATAAAGCCGGGCTGAGTTACCACTATTTTTCTCGTTTGTTTAAAAACGTCTGTGGCTTTAACTTTAAAGAGTACCTGACGTTTGTCCGGGTCAGTAAGAGTGTCACACTACTTTACGATACCACCCAGGCCATCACTGATATTGCCTATCAATCCGGATTGCGGATATAGCGAGCATAAACAGTTAATTAGCGCATTTCATAAATTCTACAATATGACACCCACTGCTTTTCGTAAAGAACGAATCTCTGCCGGTGGCCGGGATTTACTTGGCAACGCTAAAGCCATTAAGTTATCCATTGAAGATGCACTTGGCGACTTTATTGCTAAGGAAGCATGCAACCTCACTCTTTCAAAAGAATACTAATTTAAGTGCATATAGAGAGCCTTCAAATTATTGCGATATGAGTTTCTCAGTCAATAGCCGTGTCATAAAGTAACTATGGGGATCTTCCTTATAATCAGAGAAAGGTCCGCAATAGGTAAAGCCAAATTTCTGGTAGAGATTACGCGCAGGCCGGAAATAGTCTTGAGTACCCGTTTCTAAACTGACCTTCCTATAGCCTTGGTCAATGGCAGTATTAAGCGCATAAGTCAGAAGCTTGCTAGCAACACCGGCTTTACGCGACAAACCAGATGTTCGCATAGACTTAAGTTCAATATGCTCAGAGCTTAGCTCTTTAATCGCAAGACAACCTTGCAGTTCATTATTAAGCCAACCACTAAAGAAGGTTATCTCCGGTGATTTCAGAGCTTCCACATCCAATGCATGGACACTTTCTGATGGTGACGTGGCATACATATCTGCCAAGTGCTCTTCGAGCAGCTTAATAACCTCACCACCTGATAGATCGTCTACTTTAATTTCCATATATCTAAACTTTCCTTTCTCGTTAGTACTAGCTCGTCAGCAAATGCACCTTGCTTTGCTCTTGTCCCCACGCTTCTTCGCATGTGAACAGATACCAGAGTTTAACAGGACTCTCCCCCTACGAAACCATCACTTTCACCCCAAATAGGGTAAACAGGCCGCCGGTGATATAGTCCATAACCCCAGAGACCCGGGCATAAATGCATTTTGCTTTATTATGGGAAAAGGTTACTGCAAGGAACCAGTGCCAGCACAAAGTGATAGAAGCCATGGTCAGCATAATGGCCAGCATCATGAGAACAGTTATGTTTTCCGGCATAGAGACACCAAACAGGCTGACAACAAAAAAGCCTGTTTTCGGGTTTAAAATACTGGTGATAAAGGCACTGAGAAACACCTTCTTTTTTGACGGTGTTACGCTGAGGTTGCTTGCTGCTAACTCCCCCAACCTATTGAGTTTTCGGG contains:
- a CDS encoding beta-glucosidase, which encodes MSKTYSDLLEAMDIKEKITLLTGNGLWQTAKIDKHNIDSLILTDGTYGVRYSTNGIDENSGSIDDFIDVVNQDANDAFPFGMSLPATCFPNGCSVACSWDVDLIKQMGNALAEECKTVGVDVLLGPGINIRRTPLAGRGYEYYSEDPVLSGELAAGLINGMQKRGVAACLKHFACNNSEYKRTTMDSLVDERALREIYLAGFKRTIDKSDPWSVMSSYNRLNGVQTSHNKWLLNSVLREEWGYQGMVISDWFGVKDCPAALLAGNDLSMPETQKHKTTLLAAFEDGQITEHDLDTACHRVLSFIDKAKSGREAKFTTDYSRNHKLAQQIASESIVLLKNDNNLLPLLSAKHKRIAVLGESAQLPVFQGSGCATTRPYFRDCPLDEIIELAGEHFDIKYAKGTANDETEQQALSYAQQIAQSSDVAIIFVNTIVGEDGENGDRENLDIIPSHQTLIESVSQVQPNIVVVLANSDAVTMPWINHACSILETFFAGQGMGGAVAQILFGHANPCGKLTVTMPHTLEETPAYLNYPGDGLSHTYGEGIFVGYRYYDKRNIEPLFPFGFGMSYTEFTYSNIQVSTLKLGQGESVTVTVDVTNVGKYAGKEIVQLYLAAPAGVYLREKQALKGFSKIHLKPAETKNVSITLEWDDFCFYHPKAKSWKATPGKHSLIVAKSSRHHQGSVDIAVEPEPYYETLNADSTLSDLIENPAALAAMLKFISSQTGMLQGKVYEELKQVASFMFFGLDMYLIEELNIKTSKEEINKILEST
- a CDS encoding LysE family translocator yields the protein MEFLFVLLHVALIWILAVATPGANVLLTINTALNYDRKVAFFSALGVSFATLLWAFIGGSGLVILFSHFPQLFDLVKVIGGSYLCYLGIRQVYLTRKLNRLGELAASNLSVTPSKKKVFLSAFITSILNPKTGFFVVSLFGVSMPENITVLMMLAIMLTMASITLCWHWFLAVTFSHNKAKCIYARVSGVMDYITGGLFTLFGVKVMVS
- a CDS encoding helix-turn-helix domain-containing protein; this encodes MFPFAFCHQTRKLNQSGPNQGFEVVNFEREPINLFAAEVRHCELHWHTASELICVVKGAFSCMVNGQTVVIKKGGMVYISPNEIHSLQAEQPNSQLITVQFSPALHHHLHSKVHLDYCVASLSAHRSEDKHVWHAMLTLALEHEATGDFVSFYRMSLIYKLFSQIEQASKPIDKKGLTESAKDEQIIKECLSYIDLHYMEPLSLRDLSDKAGLSYHYFSRLFKNVCGFNFKEYLTFVRVSKSVTLLYDTTQAITDIAYQSGLRI
- a CDS encoding GNAT family N-acetyltransferase; the protein is MEIKVDDLSGGEVIKLLEEHLADMYATSPSESVHALDVEALKSPEITFFSGWLNNELQGCLAIKELSSEHIELKSMRTSGLSRKAGVASKLLTYALNTAIDQGYRKVSLETGTQDYFRPARNLYQKFGFTYCGPFSDYKEDPHSYFMTRLLTEKLISQ